A region of Ignavibacteriota bacterium DNA encodes the following proteins:
- a CDS encoding RNA polymerase sigma factor: MMRNKQDKFLELFEPLKKNLWRFCLSVTPTYDDAKDLLQDTIESAYREFDKLRNYGAFLSWMFSIASRLNYSRAAKQKMTELTSEKYYDLLESRELTPDRIYEIKLLYEAMEKLPKEQKEAIVLCNILGYPQNIASEIQNVKLETLKQRLYRGKEQLKVLLSTEIKTYVNNNPKRAL, translated from the coding sequence ATGATGCGAAATAAACAAGACAAATTTTTAGAACTCTTTGAACCGCTGAAGAAGAACCTCTGGAGGTTTTGCCTATCGGTAACGCCGACTTACGACGATGCAAAGGATTTACTTCAGGACACAATTGAATCTGCTTACAGAGAATTTGATAAATTAAGAAATTACGGGGCGTTTCTATCATGGATGTTTTCAATTGCATCACGACTTAATTACAGCAGAGCAGCAAAACAGAAAATGACTGAACTTACTTCAGAAAAATATTATGATTTGCTCGAATCCCGTGAACTGACACCCGACAGAATATATGAAATTAAACTTCTCTATGAAGCAATGGAAAAATTACCAAAGGAGCAGAAAGAAGCAATTGTGTTGTGTAATATTCTGGGTTATCCTCAAAATATCGCCTCGGAAATTCAAAATGTGAAACTTGAAACACTTAAACAGCGGCTTTACAGGGGAAAAGAACAACTAAAAGTACTGCTGAGTACAGAAATCAAAACTTATGTAAATAATAATCCTAAGAGGGCATTATGA
- a CDS encoding serine hydroxymethyltransferase gives MYEIVKANDPELYDVLMKENARQHEKIELIASENFTSDAVMQAQGSVLTNKYAEGYPGKRYYGGCEWVDVAEDIARDRLKKLFGAEYVNVQPHSGSNANLAVYFTFIKPGDTVMGLSLAHGGHLTHGSPVNFSGRLYNFIPYELDPETGIIDYDKAAELAKQHKPKLITVGASAYSRDIDFAKFRQIADSVGAFLFADIAHPAGLIAKGKLTNPLPYCDIVASTTHKTLRGPRGGIIMTHKDYENPFGLVAPKSGRVKKISEVLDSMVMPGVQGGPLMHVIAAKAVAFGECLSDEFDRYTTQVIKNAKAFAQAMSDKGYNLVSGGTDNHLMLIDLRNKGVTGKQAENALDESGITCNKNAVPNDNQSPLVTSGIRLGTPAMTSRGFREDDFLYVAELIDRVITNIDNKALHAEITEEVKRYTAKFPLHQKM, from the coding sequence ATGTACGAAATAGTTAAAGCAAATGACCCGGAACTTTATGACGTTCTGATGAAAGAGAATGCCCGCCAGCACGAGAAAATCGAACTTATTGCAAGTGAGAATTTCACTTCTGATGCAGTTATGCAGGCGCAGGGTTCTGTCTTGACAAACAAATATGCTGAAGGTTACCCGGGCAAACGCTACTACGGCGGTTGTGAGTGGGTGGATGTTGCTGAAGATATCGCCCGCGACAGACTAAAAAAACTATTTGGAGCTGAATATGTGAACGTTCAGCCACATAGCGGTTCAAATGCCAATCTTGCTGTGTATTTCACTTTCATCAAGCCGGGTGATACTGTGATGGGGCTTAGTCTTGCTCACGGCGGACATCTTACTCACGGCTCACCTGTGAATTTCTCCGGTCGTTTGTATAATTTTATTCCTTACGAACTGGACCCTGAAACCGGAATTATTGACTATGATAAAGCCGCAGAACTTGCTAAACAGCACAAACCAAAACTGATTACAGTAGGTGCATCTGCTTATTCTCGTGATATTGATTTTGCAAAATTCCGTCAGATTGCTGATTCTGTAGGTGCATTTTTATTTGCTGATATTGCACATCCTGCCGGACTGATTGCGAAAGGTAAACTCACAAATCCACTGCCATACTGCGACATAGTTGCATCAACAACTCATAAAACGCTACGTGGACCTCGCGGCGGTATCATAATGACACACAAAGATTACGAAAATCCATTCGGCTTGGTGGCACCAAAATCAGGACGCGTGAAGAAAATAAGCGAAGTGCTTGATTCAATGGTTATGCCGGGCGTTCAGGGTGGTCCGCTTATGCACGTAATTGCTGCAAAAGCTGTTGCTTTCGGCGAATGTTTGTCGGATGAGTTCGACCGTTATACAACTCAGGTTATCAAAAATGCAAAAGCATTTGCACAAGCTATGAGCGACAAAGGTTATAACCTTGTTAGTGGTGGCACCGACAACCACCTTATGCTTATAGACCTACGCAACAAAGGTGTTACCGGAAAGCAGGCAGAAAATGCATTAGATGAATCGGGCATCACGTGTAACAAAAATGCAGTACCAAACGACAATCAATCGCCACTTGTTACATCGGGCATTCGTCTTGGCACTCCTGCAATGACTTCACGCGGTTTCCGTGAGGATGATTTCCTTTATGTAGCCGAGTTGATTGACCGCGTCATCACAAACATTGACAACAAAGCCCTACACGCAGAAATCACCGAAGAAGTAAAACGCTACACAGCTAAATTCCCTCTGCACCAGAAGATGTGA
- a CDS encoding ATP-binding protein, translating into MSEHFFSKVEIKNFKSIEYIEFECKRINVFIGKPNVGKSCIIEALSLLANPDLLFQQDLKSVINFEDNSNLFHNNINRNNISIRTDNSIALMNYDKNYNFLKSNNKLLLEPSNHYLFDDFKSINEIFNQFKQKYGNPDLVLLNPYNSDIHYYQITEHLNDFSGFTKPYKFKANINYLSKDNLSLLIPNGNNLFWILSQYEDLQNEFAEILGEYNLDLVYDPSKNLYFSQKKLQKYNVSQIPFSMLADTIQRIIFYSAAIESNNNSILLFEEPEVNSFPPYIQELSNKILLSKTNQFFITTHSPYLLTTLLESSTNEVILNIVGYKDGKTTIYQTSSDEISELLSYDSDIFLNIDRYI; encoded by the coding sequence ATGAGTGAACATTTTTTTAGTAAGGTTGAGATTAAGAATTTCAAATCAATAGAATACATTGAATTTGAATGTAAAAGAATCAATGTATTTATCGGCAAACCTAATGTCGGTAAGTCATGTATTATTGAGGCACTATCCTTGCTTGCAAACCCGGATTTATTATTTCAGCAAGATTTAAAATCTGTGATTAATTTTGAGGATAATTCTAATTTATTTCACAATAATATAAACAGAAATAATATTAGCATTAGAACTGATAATTCAATCGCTTTAATGAATTATGACAAAAATTATAACTTTCTAAAATCAAATAATAAACTATTATTAGAGCCATCAAATCATTATTTATTTGATGATTTTAAGAGTATTAATGAAATATTTAATCAATTTAAACAGAAGTATGGTAATCCTGATTTAGTTTTATTAAATCCTTACAACTCAGACATTCATTATTATCAAATAACAGAGCATTTGAATGATTTTTCTGGCTTTACAAAACCATACAAATTTAAGGCAAATATAAACTATTTAAGCAAAGATAATTTAAGTTTGTTAATTCCTAATGGGAATAATCTGTTTTGGATTTTATCACAATATGAAGATTTACAAAATGAATTTGCTGAAATCCTTGGTGAATACAATTTAGATTTAGTCTATGACCCAAGTAAAAATCTATATTTCAGCCAGAAAAAATTGCAGAAATATAACGTATCACAAATCCCATTCTCAATGTTAGCTGATACAATACAGAGGATTATTTTTTATTCAGCAGCAATCGAATCAAACAACAATTCAATTTTATTATTTGAAGAACCTGAGGTAAATTCTTTTCCACCATATATACAAGAGCTTTCGAATAAAATTCTATTGAGCAAAACAAACCAATTTTTTATAACAACTCACAGCCCTTACTTACTTACAACTTTACTTGAAAGTTCAACTAATGAAGTTATACTAAATATTGTGGGTTACAAGGATGGTAAAACAACAATTTATCAAACAAGTTCCGATGAAATTAGCGAGCTGTTGAGTTATGACTCCGATATCTTTTTAAATATTGACAGATACATCTGA